The following proteins come from a genomic window of Salvia hispanica cultivar TCC Black 2014 chromosome 4, UniMelb_Shisp_WGS_1.0, whole genome shotgun sequence:
- the LOC125220472 gene encoding putative late blight resistance protein homolog R1C-3 isoform X1: protein MAAYAALISLMRIIDDIETHPSPPMSLDKQQVQSLTQIVTFLQEFLEGYKSPYEYSDESDPLEIRIMDATQAVEDVIESYIIDTIKLSAAATDDSGDEHISCIHFYQDLQNVIENMDLIKKEVTTITMEKEVHNRKVASGDGGLKSSSNEKKHLMVGFDDVLLRLLHRLTDGNTNRKIIPIVGMGGIGKTTLAKGAFEHKLIKEHFDICVWATISQVYNIGETLREVLTQEGESSSNIDERELKLRLHKYLWGRRYLIILDDMWSIDVWDRLNFSFPDCNKGSRILVTTRMSNLAAHLTDSNSLFKIGFLDKVSSWTLFSKIVFEEQSFPTKLETIGKKIVKKCNGLPLYIAVIGGLLAKSELTLDYWEFIEENLSSVVNSDNDDYCLTILRLSYNHLPAYLKSCFLYMGVFEEDSVIDPSKSCNYGFLRDFLNQ from the exons ATGGCGGCTTATGCagctttaatttctcttatGCGTATCATAGATGATATTGAAACTCATCCTTCCCCTCCGATGTCTCTCGACAAACAACAAGTCCAATCTCTCACACAAATAGTTACCTTCTTGCAGGAATTTCTCGAGGGCTACAAGTCACCATACGAGTACAGCGACGAATCAGATCCCTTGGAGATTCGCATTATGG ATGCAACTCAAGCAGTTGAAGACGTGATTGAGTCTTATATAATCGACACAATCAAGCTTTCTGCAGCAGCAACTGATGACAGTGGCGATGAACATATCAGTTGCATCCATTTCTATCAAGATCTGCAAAATGTGATAGAAAATATGGATTTGATCAAGAAAGAAGTGACTACGATAACAATGGAGAAGGAAGTGCACAACAGAAAGGTGGCATCTGGTGATGGTGGTTTAAAATCCAGTTCCAATGAGAAGAAGCATCTAATGGTAGGGTTTGATGATGTGCTTCTTCGACTCCTGCATAGGCTTACCGATGGAAACACCAATCGCAAAATAATCCCTATTGTAGGGATGGGTGGCATCGGCAAAACCACTCTTGCAAAAGGTGCGTTTGAACACAAGCTTATTAAGGAGCATTTTGATATATGTGTGTGGGCtaccatttcccaagtgtatAATATAGGAGAAACTCTTAGGGAAGTTCTCACTCAAGAAGGAGAATCCTCGAGCAATatagatgagagagaattgaaacTAAGATTACACAAGTACTTATGGGGTAGGAGGTATCTCATTATATTGGATGATATGTGGAGTATAGATGTATGGGACAGGttgaatttttcatttcctgATTGCAATAAGGGTAGTCGAATATTAGTAACAACGAGGATGTCAAACTTGGCCGCCCATTTGACTGATTCCAATAGCCTCTTTAAGATTGGATTTCTAGACAAAGTTAGCAGTTGGACTTTGTTCTCCAAAATTGTATTTGAGGAACAAAGCTTTCCTACTAAACTCGAGACTATTGGAAAGAAAATTGTGAAAAAGTGTAATGGACTTCCTCTGTATATTGCTGTGATAGGGGGTCTATTGGCTAAATCTGAACTTACACTAGATTATTGGGAGTTCATAGAGGAAAACTTAAGTTCTGTAGTGAATTCAGATAATGATGATTATTGCTTGACAATATTGAGACTGAGCTATAACCACTTGCCTGCCTATCTAAAGTCTTGTTTTTTGTATATGGGAGTGTTTGAGGAAGACAGTGTAATTGATCCTTCAAAATCGTGCAACTATGGGTTTCTGAGGGATTTCTTAAACCAATAG
- the LOC125220472 gene encoding disease resistance protein RPP13-like isoform X2 has translation MAAYAALISLMRIIDDIETHPSPPMSLDKQQVQSLTQIVTFLQEFLEGYKSPYEYSDESDPLEIRIMDATQAVEDVIESYIIDTIKLSAAATDDSGDEHISCIHFYQDLQNVIENMDLIKKEVTTITMEKEVHNRKVASGDGGLKSSSNEKKHLMVGFDDVLLRLLHRLTDGNTNRKIIPIVGMGGIGKTTLAKGI, from the exons ATGGCGGCTTATGCagctttaatttctcttatGCGTATCATAGATGATATTGAAACTCATCCTTCCCCTCCGATGTCTCTCGACAAACAACAAGTCCAATCTCTCACACAAATAGTTACCTTCTTGCAGGAATTTCTCGAGGGCTACAAGTCACCATACGAGTACAGCGACGAATCAGATCCCTTGGAGATTCGCATTATGG ATGCAACTCAAGCAGTTGAAGACGTGATTGAGTCTTATATAATCGACACAATCAAGCTTTCTGCAGCAGCAACTGATGACAGTGGCGATGAACATATCAGTTGCATCCATTTCTATCAAGATCTGCAAAATGTGATAGAAAATATGGATTTGATCAAGAAAGAAGTGACTACGATAACAATGGAGAAGGAAGTGCACAACAGAAAGGTGGCATCTGGTGATGGTGGTTTAAAATCCAGTTCCAATGAGAAGAAGCATCTAATGGTAGGGTTTGATGATGTGCTTCTTCGACTCCTGCATAGGCTTACCGATGGAAACACCAATCGCAAAATAATCCCTATTGTAGGGATGGGTGGCATCGGCAAAACCACTCTTGCAAAAG GCATCTAG